A single window of Rhodamnia argentea isolate NSW1041297 chromosome 5, ASM2092103v1, whole genome shotgun sequence DNA harbors:
- the LOC115743742 gene encoding probable protein phosphatase 2C 30, with protein sequence MPTPFSIQSFPIDIESHHHHHLSLSLFLCLSLGFLMAVVAIGVNSPAFSPSTFPKTPSFCSPLSIAPPLPLPPLLPVPLRIEPAAEEKESSVLSRKRPARLSIPRTMGSAGFGEVGVREVGAELVEVREDTYGVYSKRGRRGGRLEDRFSAVVGIQGDSKQAFFGVFDGHGGAKAAEFAAKNMDKNILQHMAGNSDSNMEEAVRDAYLKTDADFMLENANGGTCCVSAWIWKGELVVSNAGDCRAVISRGGTAEALTTDHRPSLESERERIEALGAYVDCCRGIWRIQGSLAVSRSIGDQHLKHWVIPVPETKTLQVSPDCEFLVLASDGLWDKVTNQEAVDLVRAMNVDANLQDPFSACKKLAELSMRRGSTDDITVLVIDLRRFVS encoded by the exons ATGCCAACCCCATTCTCCATCCAGTCGTTCCCAATAGACATAGAatcacatcatcatcatcatctctctctctctctctttctctgtctctctctaggATTTTTAATGGCTGTCGTGGCAATTGGAGTCAACTCTCCGGCATTCTCGCCGTCGACGTTCCCCAAGACGCCGTCCTTCTGCTCTCCTCTAAGCATCGCGCCTCCGTTGCCCTTGCCACCTTTGTTGCCCGTGCCGTTGCGTATAGAACCGGCGGCTGAGGAGAAAGAGAGCTCGGTGCTGAGCAGGAAGAGGCCCGCAAGGCTCTCGATTCCTCGGACAATGGGATCGGCAGGCTTCGGCGAGGTTGGCGTGCGCGAGGTGGGGGCGGAGTTGGTGGAGGTGCGGGAAGACACGTATGGAGTGTATTCCAAGAGAGGGAGGAGGGGGGGTCGCCTGGAGGATCGATTCTCCGCTGTTGTTGGAATTCAAGGCGATTCTAAGCAG GCCTTCTTTGGGGTATTTGACGGTCATGGAGGAGCAAAAGCCGCTGAATTTGCGGCGAAAAACATGGATAAGAACATTCTGCAACATATGGCAGGAAATAGCGATTCAAATATGGAGGAGGCTGTGAGAGATGCTTACCTCAAAACAGATGCAGATTTCATGCTTGAAAATGCTAACGGCGGTACCTGCTGCGTGTCTGCATGGATCTGGAAAGGCGAACTTGTCGTATCGAATGCCGGTGACTGCCGTGCTGTTATCAGCCGAGGAGGAACTGCAGAGGCCCTTACCACCGATCACCGTCCTTCGCTGGAAAGCGAAAGAGAGAGGATAGAAGCCCTG GGGGCCTATGTCGATTGCTGTCGTGGCATTTGGAGAATACAAGGTTCGCTCGCCGTATCCAGAAGCATTGGAGATCAGCACCTCAAACATTGGGTAATACCAGTCCCGGAAACAAAAACTCTACAAGTATCGCCAGATTGCGAATTCCTAGTCCTAGCTTCTGATGGTCTTTGGGACAAG GTCACGAATCAGGAGGCTGTTGATTTAGTTCGGGCTATGAACGTTGATGCCAATTTGCAAGATCCCTTCTCAGCCTGTAAAAAGCTTGCCGAGTTGTCGATGAGGAGAGGCTCGACCGATGATATAACTGTGCTAGTAATCGATTTGCGTCGTTTTGTCTCGTGA
- the LOC115743615 gene encoding clathrin heavy chain 1, with protein MAAANAPITMKEALTLPSLGINPQFITFTHVTMESEKYICVRETAPQNSVVIIDMSMPMQPLRRPITADSALMNPNSRILALKAQLPGTTQDHLQIFNIEMKAKMKSHQMPEQVVFWKWITPKMLGLVTQTTVYHWTIEGDAEPVKMFERTANLVNNQIINYRCDPSEKWLVLVGIAPGSPERPQLVKGNMQLFSVDQQRSQALEAHAASFATYKVPGNENPSTLIAFATKTVNAGQIASKLHVIELGAQPGKPSFSKKQADLFFPPDFTDDFPVAMQISHKYSLIYVITKLGLLFVYDLETATAVYRNRISPDPVFLTAEASSVGGFYAVNRRGQVLLATVNEATIVPFVSGQLNNLELAVNLAKRGNLPGAEQLVVQRFQELFAQTKYKEAAELAAESPQGILRTPETVAKFQSVPVQGGQTPPLLQYFGTLLTRGKLNAFESLELSRLVVNQNKKNLLENWLAEDKLECSEELGDLVKTVDNDLALKIYIKARATPKVVAAFAERREFDKILIYSKQVGYTPDYLFLLQTILRTDPQGAVNFALMMSQMEGGCPVDYNTITDLFLQRNLIREATAFLLDVLKPNLPEHGFLQTKVLEINLVTFPNVADAILANGMFSHYDRPRIAQLCEKAGLFVRALQHYTELPDIKRVIVNTHAIEPQSLVEFFGTLSREWALECMKDLLLVNLRGNLQIIVQVAKEYCEQLGVDACIKIFEQFKSYEGLYFFLGSYLSSSEDPDIHFKYIEAAAKTGQIKEVERVTRESNFYDPEKTKNFLMEAKLPDARPLINVCDRFGFVPDLTHYLYSNNMLRYIEGYVQKVNPGNAPLVVGQLIDDECPEDFIKGLILSVRSLLPVEPLVDECEKRNRLRLLTQFLEHLVSEGSQDVHVHNALGKIIIESNNNPEHFLTTNPYYDSRVVGKYCEKRDPTLAVVAYRRGQCDDELINVTNKNSLFKLQARYVVERMDGDLWEKVLDPENSYRRQLIDQVVSTALPESKSPEQVSAAVKAFMTADLPHELIELLEKIVLQNSAFSGNFNLQNLLILTAIKADPSRVMDYVNRLDNFDGPAVGEVAVEAQLYEEAFAIFKKFNLNVQAVNVLLDNIQSIERAVEFAFRVEEEAVWSQVAKAQLREGLVSDAIESFIRADDATQFLDVIRAAEVANVYHDLVKYLLMVRQKTKEPKVDGELIFAYAKIDRLGDIEEFILMPNVANLQNVGDRLYDEALYEAAKIIFAFISNWAKLASTLVKLRQFQGAVDAARKANSAKTWKEVCFACVDAEEFRLAQMCGLNIIVQVDDLEEVSEYYQNRGYFNELISLMESGLGLERAHMGIFTELGVLYARYRPEKLMEHIKLFATRLNIPKLIRACDEQQHWQELTYLYIQYDEFDNAGTTIMNHSPEAWDHMQFKDVIVKVANVELYYKAVHFYLQEHPDLINDVLNVLALRVDHTRVVDIMRKAGHLRLVKPYMVAVQSNNVSAVNEALNEIYVEEEDYDRLRESIDLHDNFDQIGLAQKIEKHELLEMRRVAAYIYKKAGRWKQSIALSKKDNLYKDAMETASQSGDRELAEELLVYFIEQGKKECFASCLFVCYDLIRADIVLELAWMNNMIDFAFPYLLQFIREYTSKVDELVKDRIEALSEVKAKEKEEKDVIAQQNMYAQLLPLALPAPPMPGMGGPGMGAGFAPPPPMGGMGMPPMPPFGMPPMGSY; from the exons ATGGCGGCTGCGAACGCTCCGATCACCATGAAGGAGGCCTTAACG CTTCCAAGCTTAGGCATCAATCCACAGTTCATCACCTTTACGCATGTCACGATGGAATCAGAGAAGTACATCTGTGTGCGCGAAACAGCGCCTCAAAATAGCGTGGTCATCATTGACATGAGTATGCCTATGCAACCTTTGAGGAGGCCTATTACTGCAGACTCAGCACTGATGAACCCAAATTCTAGAATTCTCGCTTTAAAAg CCCAACTTCCGGGAACCACCCAAGATCACTTGCAAATATTCAACATTGAGATGAAAGCAAAAATGAAGTCTCATCAGATGCCAGAGCAG GTTGTCTTTTGGAAGTGGATTACTCCCAAAATGTTGGGTCTTGTCACCCAAACCACGGTATATCATTGGACAATTGAAG GTGATGCTGAGCCTGTAAAGATGTTTGAGAGAACAGCTAATCTTGTCAACAACCAGATAATAAATTATCGATGCGACCCTTCAGAGAAATGGTTGGTTTTGGTTGGGATTGCTCCCGGTTCGCCTGAG CGGCCACAACTGGTGAAGGGGAATATGCAACTTTTCTCTGTGGATCAGCAGCGTAGTCAAGCCCTCGAAGCGCATGCTGCATCATTTGCAACTTATAAA GTTCCTGGAAATGAGAATCCTTCAACTCTCATCGCCTTTGCAACGAAGACTGTTAATGCTGGTCAGATTGCATCCAAGTTACATGTTATCGAGCTGGGTGCCCAACCAG GGAAGCCGTCTTTTTCGAAGAAACAAGCGgatcttttctttcctcctgATTTTACTGATGATTTTCCAGTAGCAATGCAG ATATCCCACAAATACAGTTTGATATACGTGATCACCAAACTTGGACTGCTATTCGTCTATGATTTGGAGACAGCTACTGCTGTGTACAGAAACAGAATTAGTCCAGATCCGGTATTTCTAACTGCAGAAGCTTCATCAGTTGGTGGTTTTTATGCAGTAAACAGGCGTGGCCAGGTCTTATTGGCTACTGTAAATGAGGCAACGATTGTGCCTTTTGTTAGTGGCCAA CTGAACAACTTGGAGCTTGCAGTGAATCTTGCAAAGAGAGGAAATCTTCCTGGTGCAGAGCAGCTG GTTGTGCAACGTTTCCAAGAACTCTTTGCTCAAACTAAATACAAAGAAGCTGCTGAGCTTGCTGCCGAGTCTCCGCAAGGAATACTTCGCACCCCGGAGACAGTTGCTAAATTTCAG AGTGTCCCAGTTCAAGGTGGGCAAACACCACCTCTCTTGCAGTACTTTGGGACCCTTCTAACCAGGGGAAAGCTTAATGCATTTGAGTCATTGGAGCTGTCTCGCCTGGTTGTgaatcaaaacaagaaaaaccttcTTGAGAACTGGTTGGCTGAGGATAAGCTGGAATGTAGTGAGGAACTCGGGGATCTTGTGAAG ACCGTTGATAATGACCTCGCATTGAAAATATATATCAAAGCCAGAGCAACTCCAAAAGTAGTTGCAGCTTTTGCTGAGCGGCGAGAGTTTGACAAAATTCTGATATACTCCAAGCAG GTTGGGTACACACCAGACTATCTCTTCCTTTTGCAGACAATTCTGCGAACAGATCCTCAG GGAGCTGTCAATTTTGCACTAATGATGTCTCAAATGGAGGGAGGTTGTCCTGTGGATTACAACACTATAACAGATCTCTTTCTTCAG AGGAATTTGATCCGAGAAGCGACTGCATTCTTGTTAGATGTACTAAAGCCAAATTTGCCAGAACATGGTTTTCTTCAGACAAAG GTTCTCGAAATCAATCTGGTCACTTTTCCAAATGTAGCTGATGCCATCTTGGCTAATGGCATGTTCAGTCACTATGATCGTCCTCGAATTGCCCAACTTTGTGAAAAAGCCGGTCTCTTTGTTCGGGCCCTGCAG CACTATACTGAGCTGCCAGATATCAAGCGTGTCATTGTGAACACACATGCCATTGAGCCACag TCACTTGTTGAGTTTTTCGGTACACTATCGCGAGAGTGGGCTTTGGAGTGCATGAAGGACCTTTTGCTGGTCAATCTGAGGGGCAATCTTCAGATTATTGTACAG GTTGCGAAGGAATATTGTGAGCAGTTGGGTGTTGATGCATGCATAAagatttttgaacaatttaagTCATATGAGGGGCTGTATTTTTTCCTAGGCTCGTACTTGAGCTCCAG TGAGGATCCTGACATTCACTTCAAGTACATTGAGGCTGCTGCTAAAACTGGACAAATTAAGGAGGTGGAACGTGTGACTAGAGAATCAAATTTCTATGATCCTGAAAAGACTAAGAATTTCCTGATGGAGGCCAAGCTTCCTGATGCACGGCCGCTTATTAATGTTTGTGATCGTTTTGGCTTTGTGCCTGATCTCACACATTATCTTTACTCAAATAACATGCTTCGATATATCGAGGGTTATGTCCAGAAG GTCAACCCTGGAAATGCTCCTTTGGTAGTGGGGCAGCTGATAGACGATGAATGCCCAGAAGATTTCATAAAAGGCTTAATTCTTTCTGTTCGATCTTTGCTACCAGTGGAGCCTCTTGTTGACGAGTGTGAAAAGAG GAATCGACTCCGTTTGCTCACTCAGTTTTTGGAGCATCTCGTGAGTGAGGGAAGCCAAGATGTACATGTCCACAATGCTCTTGGTAAAATCATCATCGAAAGTAACAATAATCCGGAGCATTTTCTCACAACCAACCCATACTATGATTCACGTGTTGTGGGTAAATATTGTGAGAAACGCGATCCTACTCTCGCGGTTGTGGCTTACAGGAGAGGCCAATGTGATGATGAACTTATCAATGTGACGAACAAAAATTCCCTGTTCAAATTACAAGCCAG GTATGTAGTTGAAAGGATGGATGGTGATCTCTGGGAGAAAGTTCTGGACCCTGAGAACTCTTATAGGAGACAGCTAATTGATCAGGTTGTCTCTACGGCTTTGCCTGAGAGCAAGAGCCCAGAACAAGTTTCTGCAGCTGTTAAAGCTTTCATGACGGCTGATCTTCCTCATGAGCTAATTGAACTTCTTGAGAAGATTGTGCTTCAGAATTCTGCTTTTAGTGGGAACTTCAACTTGCAGAACCTGCTTATCTTGACAGCCATCAAGGCAGATCCATCTAGAGTTATGGATTATGTCAATAGACTGGATAACTTTGATGGACCAGCGGTTGGGGAAGTAGCTGTGGAAGCCCAACTTTACGAGGAagcttttgcaattttcaagaAGTTCAATTTGAATGTCCAGGCTGTAAATGTCTTACTGGATAATATTCAAAGCATTGAACGAGCTGTTGAGTTTGCATTTAGGGTTGAAGAAGAGGCTGTTTGGAGTCAGGTAGCCAAGGCCCAACTAAGGGAGGGTCTTGTCAGTGATGCTATTGAGTCATTTATCCGTGCAGATGATGCCACTCAGTTTTTGGATGTTATTCGTGCTGCTGAGGTTGCTAATGTCTATCATGACTTAGTGAAGTACCTTCTGATGGTGAGGCAAAAGACGAAAGAACCCAAGGTGGATGGCGAGCTGATATTTGCATATGCCAAGATTGATAGATTGGGTGATATTGAGGAATTCATCCTCATGCCAAATGTCGCcaatcttcaaaatgttggtGATCGCTTGTATGATGAAGCCTTATACGAAGCTGCCAAAATCATTTTTGCCTTTATTTCTAACTGGGCCAAGTTGGCCAGCACACTTGTGAAGCTGAGACAATTCCAGGGAGCTGTTGATGCAGCTAGAAAAGCCAATAGTGCAAAGACATGGAAGGAAGTTTGCTTTGCCTGTGTTGATGCCGAGGAGTTTCGCTTGGCACAAATGTGTGGTCTCAACATCATTGTACAG GTGGATGATTTGGAAGAAGTTAGTGAATATTACCAGAATAGAGGATACTTCAACGAGCTTATCTCTCTCATGGAGAGTGGTCTGGGTTTGGAACGTGCACATATGGGCATTTTTACCGAGTTAGGTGTCCTTTATGCAAGATACCGTCCGGAGAAGCTTATGGAGCACATTAAGCTGTTCGCCACTCGGCTCAATATTCCCAAGCTTATACGAGCTTGTGATGAGCAGCAGCACTGGCAAGAACTCACCTACTTATACATCCAATATGACGAGTTCGACAATGCAGGAACAACCATAATGAACCATTCTCCTGAAGCATGGGATCACATGCAGTTTAAAGATGTCATCGTCAAAGTTGCCAATGTTGAACTGTACTACAAGGCTGTGCACTTCTATTTGCAAGAACATCCTGATTTAATCAATGATGTTCTCAATGTGCTTGCACTTCGTGTGGATCATACACGTGTTGTTGACATTATGCGAAAG GCTGGTCACCTGCGACTTGTCAAGCCTTACATGGTTGCAGTACAAAGCAACAATGTTTCTGCTGTGAATGAAGCTCTGAACGAGATCTACGTAGAAGAGGAAGACTATGACAGATTGCGTGAATCTATTGATTTGCATGATAACTTTGATCAGATAGGCCTCGCGCAGAAG ATTGAGAAACATGAGCTTCTTGAGATGAGACGGGTTGCTGCTTATATCTACAAGAAGGCTGGTAGATGGAAGCAATCAATCGCATTGTCCAAAAAAGATAACCTTTACAAAGATGCCATGGAAACAGCATCTCAGTCTGGTGACCGTGAACTAGCAGAAGAGTTGCTTGTTTATTTCATTGAACAG GGAAAGAAGGAATGCTTTGCTTCGTGCCTCTTTGTCTGTTACGATTTAATCCGGGCAGACATTGTGCTTGAACTTGCCTGGATGAACAATATGATTGATTTTGCTTTCCCATATCTGCTTCAG TTCATCCGCGAGTACACTAGCAAAGTTGATGAGCTTGTGAAGGACAGGATTGAAGCTCTCAGTGAAGTAAAGGctaaagagaaggaagagaaggatgTCATTGCACAGCAG AACATGTATGCTCAGTTGCTGCCTCTAGCTTTGCCTGCACCCCCGATGCCCGGTATGGGAGGACCGGGGATGGGAGCAGGGTTTGCTCCCCCACCACCAATGGGTGGGATGGGGATGCCTCCTATGCCACCCTTTGGCATGCCGCCTATGGGAAGCTACTAA
- the LOC115743796 gene encoding uncharacterized protein LOC115743796: MAAPLCLCAYPLSTRTPSRLRTSSKPRARVDGVGAPKMAVQYELRPGQNRLLHELSSGLSMEVIVQESANKSGGDLNPPLVFVHGSYHAAWCWAEHWLPFFSSRGFDCFAVSLLGQGESDAPSAPVAGSLQTHAADVADFIDKKLNLPPVLLGHSFGGLIVQYYIANIRNKQCTGRDSLFPDLEGAVLVCSVPPSGNSGIVWRYLFTKPIAAYKVTRSLAAKGFQTSLPLCKETFFSAAMEDHLVQRYQELMKGSSRMPLFDLRQLNASLPVPSVPKSSIQLLVVGASDDFIVDAQGIRETGEYYDVPPICVEGVAHDMMLDCWWEKGADVILSWLKGLRKDQR; encoded by the exons ATGGCTGCTCCTCTCTGTCTATGCGCTTATCCTCTCTCAACGCGCACTCCTTCCCGTCTCAGAACGAGCAGCAAACCACGCGCCAGGGTCGATGGAGTCGGAGCACCGAAAATGGCGGTCCAGTACGAGCTGAGGCCGGGGCAGAATCGTCTCCTCCACGAGCTCTCCTCCGGTCTGTCCATGGAGGTCATCGTGCAAGAAAGCGCTAACAAGAGCGGTGGAGACCTCAATCCACCGCTAGTGTTCGTGCACGGAAGCTACCACGCCGCTTGGTGCTGGGCCGAGCACTGGTTGCCTTTCTTCTCCAGCCGAGGGTTCGACTGCTTCGCCGTCAGCTTGCTCGGTCag GGCGAAAGTGATGCGCCTTCCGCTCCTGTTGCTGGTTCCCTCCAG ACACACGCAGCTGATGTTGCCGACTTCATTGACAAAAAACTTAACTTGCCTCCTGTTCTGCTTGGACATTCATTCGGAGGGCTTATTGTCCAGTACTACATCGCAAACATAAGAAATAAGCAATGTACAG gGAGGGATAGTTTGTTTCCAGACCTCGAAGGAGCTGTGCTTGTTTGCTCCGTACCTCCTTCTGGTAATAG tGGCATTGTGTGGCGATATCTCTTTACCAAACCTATAGCAGCTTATAAG GTCACTCGCAGTTTGGCTGCTAAAGGTTTTCAAACTTCTCTTCCCCTTTGTAAGGAAACATTCTTTTCTGCTGCAATGGAGGATCATCTGGTGCAGCG TTACCAGGAACTAATGAAGGGTAGTTCAAGGATGCCGTTATTTGATCTAAGGCAGCTGAATGCTTCTCTTCCAGTTCCCTCTGTGCCAAAATCTTCGATTCAACTTCTCGTAGTGGGAGCGAGTGATGATTTCATAGTG GATGCTCAAGGGATACGAGAAACAGGCGAATACTATGATGTACCACCAATTTGTGTTGAAGGGGTGGCTCATGACATGATGCTAGATTGCTGGTGGGAGAAAGGTGCGGACGTTATCTTGTCATGGCTGAAGGGATTAAGAAAGGACCAGAGATGA
- the LOC115743620 gene encoding GDP-Man:Man(3)GlcNAc(2)-PP-Dol alpha-1,2-mannosyltransferase, whose product MAAVILIWTLVATLASLALFFASRIVSCRASRKRAVGFFHPYTNDGGGGERVLWCAVKAVQEERPDLDCVVYTGDHDASPDSLMARAIDRFGVKLLRPPEVVHLCKRKWVEETTYPRFTMIGQSLGSMYLSWEALCKYTPSFYFDTSGYAFTYPVARIFGCVVMCYTHYPTISTDMLSRVRHRTSTYNNEASIAQSFWLSRCKIIYYIIFSWMYGFVGSCTHLAMVNSSWTRSHIEKLWRIPDRIKRVYPPCDTSGLQALPLERPVTVPTFISVAQFRPEKAHVLQLEAFELSMRKLDADMPRPKLQFVGSCRNKSDEDRLESLKVRAVELKVERDVEFHKNVMYRDLVKLLAGATAGLHSMIDEHFGISVVEYMAAGAIPIAHKSAGPKMDIVLEEDGQQTGFLAQNVEEYADAILKIIRMPESGRVNMAAAARKRACRFSEQRFYEDFKAAIRPVMGTSSS is encoded by the exons ATGGCGGCCGTCATCCTCATTTGGACTCTGGTCGCCACACTCGCGTCCCTTGCTCTCTTCTTCGCTTCGCGCATCGTCTCCTGCCGCGCGAGCAGGAAGAGAGCCGTCGGATTCTTCCATCCGTACACCAACGACGGCGGAGGAGGGGAGAGAGTGCTGTGGTGCGCCGTCAAGGCCGTGCAGGAGGAGCGTCCCGATCTCGACTGCGTCGTCTACACCGGCGATCACGACGCGTCTCCCGATAGCTTGATGGCCCGTGCGATCGATAGATTTGGAGTCAAGCTGCTTCGTCCTCCTGAG GTTGTCCATCTGTGCAAGAGGAAGTGGGTCGAAGAAACTACTTACCCACGTTTTACTATGATCGGCCAAAGTCTTGGTTCCATGTATCTTTCATGGGAAGCGTTGTGCAAGTATACTCCATCATTCTATTTTGACACCAGTGGATATGCTTTTACGTATCCTGTTGCACGAATTTTTGGATGCGTAGTTATGTGCTACACTCATTACCCTACTATCAGCACGGACATGTTATCTCGTGTTCGCCATCGGACTTCTACCTATAATAATGAAGCTTCGATAGCTCAGAG TTTTTGGCTATCCAGATGTAAAATCATATATTACATAATTTTTAGCTGGATGTACGGGTTTGTTGGGTCTTGCACACATCTTGCAATGGTTAATTCTTCATGGACAAGGTCGCATATTGAGAAGCTTTGGAGAATTCCCGATCGAATTAAGCGAGTTTATCCTCCATGCGATACATCAGGACTGCAG GCGCTTCCCTTGGAAAGACCAGTTACTGTGCCAACTTTCATTTCTGTTGCTCAGTTTCGTCCAGAGAAG GCACATGTTCTTCAACTTGAGGCATTCGAACTTTCTATGAGAAAGTTAGATGCAGACATGCCAAGACCTAAGCTCCAATTTGTTGGAAGTTGTCGGAATAAATCAGATGAAGATAGGTTAGAAAGTTTGAAAGTCAGAGCAGTTGAACTAAAAGTGGAAAGGGATGTGGAGTTCCATAAGAACGTAATGTACAG GGACTTGGTAAAACTTTTAGCAGGTGCAACTGCAGGACTGCATTCTATGATAGATGAGCATTTTGGAATAAGTGTAGTAGAGTACATGGCTGCCGGAGCCATCCCGATCG CTCATAAGTCCGCTGGCCCAAAAATGGACATTGTCTTGGAAGAAGATGGACAGCAGACAGGATTTCTTGCCCAAAATGTTGAAGAATATGCTGATGCCATCCTGAAAATCATAAGGATGCCAGAATCCGGGAGAGTCAATATGGCTGCAGCCGCGAGGAAGCGTGCGTGCAGATTTTCTGAGCAAAGATTTTATGAAGACTTCAAGGCTGCAATTCGGCCAGTAATGGGTACATCATCGTCTTAA